A stretch of Astyanax mexicanus isolate ESR-SI-001 chromosome 21, AstMex3_surface, whole genome shotgun sequence DNA encodes these proteins:
- the LOC125785706 gene encoding uncharacterized protein LOC125785706 yields the protein MYRYLSQRQKKTLIFVLLLRRRRMAVKKKRRVWVHETLRSREHLGEFRLVKELRLHDDRFQNYFRLSREQFDLVLMRVGPVVYRMKTNFRDPISATQRLAICLRYLATGDSYTTIASSYRVGISTVANIVREVSKAIWDSLVEDFMPVPKAAQWREIAQGYMETWQFPNCVGAIDGKHVVMRAPNNSGSQYYNYKGAFSIVLLAVVDARYLFRVVDIGAFGRNSDGGTLAASAFGETLREARLDLPEDMLIPGAEHLGTMPHVFVGDEAFPLRRNLLRPYPGRNLSLRRRIFNYRLSRARRVVENAFGILTAQWRIYQRVIGVSPEIVDAIVKATVVLHNLQRWNTPVEPPGSSEDAPALQPARRVGTNNATQEAIASREAFTTYFCSAAGAMPWDPEA from the exons ATGTATCGCTATCTATCTCAACGTCAGAAAAAAACCCTGATTTTTGTCCTTCTTTTAAGAAGGAGGAGGATGGCAGTGAAAAAAAAGAGGAGGGTGTGGGTGCATGAAACTCTCAGGTCTAGGGAACACCTCGGAGAGTTTAGATTAGTGAAAGAGCTCCGTCTCCACGATGATCggtttcaaaattattttaggcttagcagggagcAGTTCGACCTTGTGCTTATGAGAGTTGGGCCGGTGGTGTACAGAATGAAGACAAATTTCCGGGACCCTATTTCTGCAACACAGCGCCTGGCAATTTGTCTGAG GTACCTGGCAACTGGTGACTCTTACACCACCATTGCTTCCAGTTACCGAGTGGGCATCTCCACAGTGGCAAACATTGTCCGAGAGGTCTCCAAGGCCATTTGGGACAGCCTGGTGGAAGACTTCATGCCAGTTCCAAAGGCTGCCCAATGGAGGGAAATTGCTCAGGGCTACATGGAGACATGGCAGTTTCCCAACTGTGTGGGAGCAATAGATGGGAAGCATGTAGTTATGCGGGCCCCCAATAATTCTGGATCCCAATATTACAACTACAAGGGAGCTTTCTCCATTGTGCTGCTGGCAGTTGTGGATGCCCGGTACCTGTTTAGGGTTGTTGATATTGGTGCATTCGGGCGGAACAGTGATGGAGGGACCCTGGCTGCATCTGCATTTGGAGAGACCCTCAGGGAAGCCAGGCTGGATCTCCCAGAAGACATGCTCATTCCTGGTGCTGAACACCTGGGGACAATGCCCCATGTCTTTGTGGGAGATGAGGCATTCCCCCTCAG GAGGAATTTGCTTAGGCCCTATCCTGGCAGAAACCTCTCCCTTCGTAGGAGAATATTTAACTACCGCCTCTCACGTGCAAGAAGAGTAGTGGAAAACGCCTTTGGTATCCTGACTGCACAGTGGAGGATCTACCAAAGAGTGATTGGGGTGAGCCCTGAAATTGTAGATGCCATTGTTAAAGCAACAGTGGTTCTGCACAACCTTCAAAGATGGAACACCCCAGTAGAACCTCCTGGCTCATCAGAAGATGCCCCAGCTCTGCAACCTGCAAGGAGGGTGGGCACTAATAATGCCACACAGGAAGCCATTGCTAGCCGGGAGGCCTTCACCACCTACTTCTGCTCGGCTGCTGGCGCGATGCCCTGGGACCCCGAGGCCTGA